In the genome of Mixta calida, the window CCAGGTCGCAGGCAAGGTCGTCGACACGCGGATCGTTGTTACCGAACTGCGGATATTCGCCTTCGATTTCAAAGTCCACAGCCAGGCCATCTTCATCACGAACCGGCTTAACTTTGGCATATTTAATCGCTGACAGGGAGTCTGCCGCAACAGACAGACCGGCAATGCCGCAGGCCATGGTGCGGTAAACGTCACGGTCATGCAGCGCCATCAACGCAGCTTCATAGCTGTATTTGTCGTGCATGTAGTGAATGATGTTCAGCGCGGTGACGTACTGTTTAGCCAGCCAGTCCATAAAGTGGTCGAGGCGCGCCATAACGGTGTCGAAATCCAGCACGTCGTCGGTGATCGGCGAATCTTTCGGGCCGACCTGCATTTTCATTTTCTCGTCAACGCCGCCGTTGATTGCGTACAGCAGGGTTTTGGCGAGGTTGGCGCGCGCGCCGAAGAACTGCATCTGTTTACCGACGATCATCGGGCTGACGCAGCAGGCGATAGCGTAATCGTCGTTATCGAAGTCCGGACGCATCAAATCATCGTTTTCATACTGCACGGATGACGTGTCGATAGAGACTTTCGCTGCATATTTCTTAAAGTTAATCGGCAGCTGCTCTGACCACAGAATGGTCATGTTCGGTTCCGGTGACGGGCCCATGGTGTACAGGGTGTTCAGGAAGCGGAAGGTGGTTTTGGTCACCAGCGTGCGGCCGTCTACGCCCATACCTGCCAGGGATTCCGTTGCCCAGATCGGGTCGCCGGAGAAGAGTTCATCATACTCTGGCGTACGCAGGAAGCGCACCATGCGCAGCTTCATTACCAGGTGGTCGATCAGCTCCTGTGCTTCCTCTTCAGTCAGTTTGCCTGCCTGCATATCGCGTTCGATATAAACATCAAGGAAGGTAGAAACGCGGCCAAAGGACATCGCTGCGCCGTTCTGAGACTTCACAGCCGCCAGATAAGCGAAGTAGGTCCACTGTACTGCTTCTTGCGCGTTGGTTGCCGGGCGAGAGATGTCGCAGCCATATTTCGCCGCCATCTCTTTCAGCTGCGCCAGCGCGCGATGCTGTTCAGCGATCTCTTCACGCAGACGGATAGTGGCTTCCAGGTTAACGCCATTTTCCAAATCGCTCTGCAAAGAAGTGAACTGAGCGAATTTATCCTGCATCAGATAATCGATGCCGTACAGCGCGACGCGACGGTAGTCGCCAATGATACGGCCACGGCCGTAGGCATCAGGCAGACCGGTCAGCACGCCTGATTTACGGCAGCGCAGAATGTCCGGGGTATAGACGTCGAATACGCCCTGGTTATGGGTTTTACGGTATTCGGTGAAGATTTTTTTCAGCTGAGGATCAAGCTCGCGGTTATACGCTTTGCATGAACCTTCCACCATTTTGATGCCGCCAAAGGGAATCAGCG includes:
- the pflB gene encoding formate C-acetyltransferase, with translation MTELNEKLAAAWEGFSAGEWQKSVNVRDFIQKNYTPYEGDESFLAGATDATTQLWNKVLEGIKIENRTHAPVDFDTDVASTITSHDAGYIDQNLEKIVGLQTDAPLKRALIPFGGIKMVEGSCKAYNRELDPQLKKIFTEYRKTHNQGVFDVYTPDILRCRKSGVLTGLPDAYGRGRIIGDYRRVALYGIDYLMQDKFAQFTSLQSDLENGVNLEATIRLREEIAEQHRALAQLKEMAAKYGCDISRPATNAQEAVQWTYFAYLAAVKSQNGAAMSFGRVSTFLDVYIERDMQAGKLTEEEAQELIDHLVMKLRMVRFLRTPEYDELFSGDPIWATESLAGMGVDGRTLVTKTTFRFLNTLYTMGPSPEPNMTILWSEQLPINFKKYAAKVSIDTSSVQYENDDLMRPDFDNDDYAIACCVSPMIVGKQMQFFGARANLAKTLLYAINGGVDEKMKMQVGPKDSPITDDVLDFDTVMARLDHFMDWLAKQYVTALNIIHYMHDKYSYEAALMALHDRDVYRTMACGIAGLSVAADSLSAIKYAKVKPVRDEDGLAVDFEIEGEYPQFGNNDPRVDDLACDLVERFMKKIQKLNTYRDAVPTQSVLTITSNVVYGKKTGNTPDGRRAGAPFGPGANPMHGRDQKGAVASLTSVAKLPFAYAKDGISYTFSIVPNALGKDDDVRKTNLAGLMDGYFHHEAETAIEGGQHLNVNVMNREMLMDAMDHPEKYPQLTIRVSGYAVRFNSLTKEQQQDVITRTFTQSL